TACCGCCACGGCCTCCTCTGGCTGCTGCGCTACCTGATCCGGCCGGGACTGGTCAACCCGCTGCGCATGCTGCCGCTCAAGCGCCTGGCCGAGCTGCGCGGCATGACCCAACCGGTGGCGGGCGAAGCGCCGGTCTATATCGACAACCGGGCGCTGGACGGTTTCATCGAACGCTTCCGCCGGGAAGGATGCCTCGGTGCCGACTGTGAGGAGTGCCGCTGGTGCCACGAGTTCGCCGCGAAGGCGGTGCGCATCAACGCCGCCAGCCGTGCCGAGGCGCTGGCCGCCTACGAGGAGCTCTTCGCCTCGATGCACGACGGCAGCATGTGGCGCTACTTCCGGTCCGGGAAAAAATCCCGGACCGCAAAAGGATGAGCAGGCGATGCGCTCCCGGTTCGACCTCAAAATCCGCGACCACCTCGACCGGCCGGAGAGGAAGCGGCACTACAACGAGCTGCACTTCTCCGAGGCCGCCAGCCGCTACGACTTCGCCACCCGAGCCATGTCCCTCGGGCGCGACGGCGCCTGGAAGCGGGCCCTGGTCGCCGCCCTGCCGGAGCTGGCGGCGCCCCGCTGCCTCGACCTGGCCTGCGGCACCGGCGACATCGCCTTTCTCCTCGCCCGGCGTTATCCCGAAGGGGCCATCCTCGGCCTCGATCTGGCCGAGCCGATGCTGGCGATCGCCCGCCGCCGCAACCGCTTTCCCCGGGTCAGCTTCGCCCGGGGGGATCTGGGCGCGACCGGGCTGGAGGCCGCCAGCTTCGATCTGGTCACCGGCAGCTACGCCATCCGCAACGCCCCGGAGCTCGGCGCCGCCCTCGACGAAATCCGCCGCGTCCTCAAGCCCGGAGGCATCGCCGCCTTCCTCGACTTTTCCAAGCCGGCCTCCCCCTTCTGGCAGCGACTCCA
This DNA window, taken from Desulfuromonadales bacterium, encodes the following:
- a CDS encoding ubiquinone/menaquinone biosynthesis methyltransferase, whose translation is MRSRFDLKIRDHLDRPERKRHYNELHFSEAASRYDFATRAMSLGRDGAWKRALVAALPELAAPRCLDLACGTGDIAFLLARRYPEGAILGLDLAEPMLAIARRRNRFPRVSFARGDLGATGLEAASFDLVTGSYAIRNAPELGAALDEIRRVLKPGGIAAFLDFSKPASPFWQRLQYRLLKNWCGLWGLLLHGNAEVHGYIAASLRAYPDRQELRGLLRRHGFACMAGRRFYGGLLEMLVVRKGLDPADEVRAC